In the Helianthus annuus cultivar XRQ/B chromosome 11, HanXRQr2.0-SUNRISE, whole genome shotgun sequence genome, one interval contains:
- the LOC118483917 gene encoding G-type lectin S-receptor-like serine/threonine-protein kinase SD1-1 codes for MNPKISDFGLARTFGGNQIESNTNRVVGTYGYMAPEYAGNGIFSIKSDVYSFGVLVLEIVSGEKNRGFVHEEHSNNLIGHAWELQNEGRSMELVAKCLGESINVSQVLRSIHVGLLCVQRHPEDRPTMPSVIMMLGGEGPLPSPKEPGFYVGNSTQGFYDGSYGISSNSEPSITKLNGT; via the exons ATGAACCCGAAGATATCAGATTTTGGCTTGGCTAGAACTTTTGGAGGAAATCAGATAGAGTCAAACACAAACAGAGTGGTTGGAACATA TGGCTACATGGCACCAGAGTATGCAGGAAATGGTATATTTTCGATAAAATCAGACGTATATAGCTTTGGCGTGTTAGTGCTAGAAATTGTTAGCGGAGAAAAAAACAGAGGGTTTGTCCATGAAGAACATTCCAACAACCTTATTGGACAT GCATGGGAACTCCAAAACGAAGGAAGATCCATGGAGTTAGTTGCTAAGTGTCTAGGTGAATCAATTAATGTCTCTCAAGTTCTACGATCAATTCATGTTGGTTTGTTGTGTGTTCAACGTCACCCAGAGGATAGACCGACTATGCCTTCTGTGATCATGATGTTGGGGGGTGAAGGTCCATTGCCTTCACCCAAGGAACCAGGATTTTACGTTGGAAATTCTACGCAAGGATTTTATGATGGTTCATATGGAATAAGTTCTAACAGTGAGCCAAGCATTACAAAGCTGAATGGTACATAA